AGTCATGGGAGGTGGCCCCGGACGGGCTGACGATCACCATGACGCTGCGAAGCGACGTCACCTTCCACGACGGCACGCCGCTGACCGCTGATGCGGTGGTCTTCACCTTCCAGCGACTGAAAGAGCAGGGACGCCGGTCCCCCATCTACGGCAGCTTCCGAGCGGTCAGCGCCATCGAGGCGGTGGATGACCTGACGGTACGGTTCCGATTTGAGCGCCCATACGCCATGTTCTTCACCACGCTCTCCCAGCCCTACGCGGGCATCCTGAGCCCGACGGCGGTGGAGGCCGCGGGAGAGGCCTTCGGGCAACAGCCCGTGGGCACGGGACCGTTCAAACTGGAGTCGTGGGAGCCGGGAGTGCAGGTGACTCTGGTGCGCAACCCCGACTACGCCTGGCCACCGCCGTCGATAGAGAACCCCGGGCCGCCGTACATCGATAAACTGGTGTTCAAGATCATCCCGGAGGCCACCACCCAGGTCGCGGCGCTGCAGGCGGGCGAGGTGGACATCATGTTCGTCAACGATCCCGCCCACATCGCCCTGCTGGAGCAGGACCCCAATATCCGGCTAGAGCGAACGGTGCTACACGAGCTCATCTACCTGGGGTTCAACTGCCGCAAGTCGCCGTTCGATGAGCCGTTGGTGCGACGAGCGCTCTCCCATGCCATCAACAAGTCCGAGATCATCGAGACCGCACTGGACGGCCGGGGAACGCCCGCTTTCGCCCCGCTGCCCCCCAGCCTGCCAGGGTTCGATCCATCGCTCAAGGAGTACGAGTACGCATATGATCTGGATCAAGCCAGGGCGCTCCTGGAGGAGGCAGGGTTCCAACAGGCGGAGGACGGCACCTGGTCCCGCGATGG
The sequence above is drawn from the Chloroflexota bacterium genome and encodes:
- a CDS encoding ABC transporter substrate-binding protein; amino-acid sequence: LLVVGCVPAQPPAATAGAETAAPEPAAEGPRRGGVVTRAITSEPRSLDPHGSPSAGANLMLPYLYDSLVYRAPDNTFHPYLAESWEVAPDGLTITMTLRSDVTFHDGTPLTADAVVFTFQRLKEQGRRSPIYGSFRAVSAIEAVDDLTVRFRFERPYAMFFTTLSQPYAGILSPTAVEAAGEAFGQQPVGTGPFKLESWEPGVQVTLVRNPDYAWPPPSIENPGPPYIDKLVFKIIPEATTQVAALQAGEVDIMFVNDPAHIALLEQDPNIRLERTVLHELIYLGFNCRKSPFDEPLVRRALSHAINKSEIIETALDGRGTPAFAPLPPSLPGFDPSLKEYEYAYDLDQARALLEEAGFQQAEDGTWSRDGETLKAVLLTSTRAPNEAVATVIQGQLKALGIPVEIQQLESAAVRKRTAKGDFDLLLWRYGWSDADALNIFFASSRIGSTNRVAYSNPEVDALLEKGIQEMDPEARARIYVEIQKLIMQDAPWQPLYVPEDYIAFGPRIRGAKVVAQGRVLLQDAYVVEE